In Thermus aquaticus, one DNA window encodes the following:
- a CDS encoding type II toxin-antitoxin system prevent-host-death family antitoxin yields the protein MDKTWQLQEAKARFSELVEEALRSGPQVVTRRGKRAVVVLSWEAYARLAGRETRLLEALRPQEPLPNEEVEALFPPEREGIAYRKVEL from the coding sequence GTGGACAAGACCTGGCAGCTGCAAGAGGCCAAGGCCCGCTTCTCCGAGCTGGTGGAGGAGGCCCTGCGCTCCGGCCCCCAGGTGGTGACCCGCCGGGGCAAGCGGGCGGTGGTGGTCCTCTCCTGGGAGGCCTACGCCCGCCTGGCGGGCAGGGAGACCCGCCTCCTGGAGGCCCTTCGCCCCCAAGAACCCCTCCCCAATGAGGAGGTGGAGGCCCTCTTCCCTCCGGAGAGGGAGGGGATCGCCTACCGGAAGGTGGAACTTTGA
- a CDS encoding type II toxin-antitoxin system VapC family toxin gives MSYLLDTNVVSEVAKREPHPAVLAWLEAVPLGEAYLSALTLGELVQGVVRAPSERRPRLEAWLDGIRRRFAGRILPLDAEVMEVWGELTGRAMVEGRSLSPLDALLAATALRHGLVLVTRNLRPFEGVPVRVFSPWEAP, from the coding sequence TTGAGCTACCTCTTGGACACCAACGTGGTCTCCGAGGTGGCCAAGCGGGAACCCCACCCTGCGGTCTTGGCCTGGCTGGAGGCGGTGCCCCTGGGGGAGGCTTACCTTTCTGCCCTCACCTTGGGGGAGCTGGTGCAAGGGGTGGTGCGGGCTCCCTCGGAGCGGCGTCCCCGGCTGGAGGCCTGGCTGGACGGGATCAGACGCCGCTTCGCGGGGCGGATCCTTCCCCTAGATGCAGAGGTGATGGAGGTCTGGGGAGAGCTCACCGGGCGGGCCATGGTGGAGGGAAGGAGCCTCTCCCCCCTAGATGCCCTGCTGGCGGCCACGGCCCTGCGGCACGGCCTGGTGCTGGTCACCCGCAACCTGAGGCCTTTTGAGGGCGTGCCCGTGCGGGTGTTCAGCCCGTGGGAGGCTCCTTGA